Proteins encoded in a region of the Spiribacter sp. 1M189 genome:
- a CDS encoding sensor histidine kinase, translating to MRRNPCTRLVIWLLLGIAVCLPAKAVVVTDEDAVNLNPDVEYLEDPNGELTVEAVRSGRYAGRFRSHDDSAALNLGLSDSVWWLRLELDSRAPAVSEYLLEVGYFGLVDVRFYPPDGAGLRTGYNEAVDERPLPHRHFLFPITLRPDTDQTYYLRVSSNGSVTVPLTLWKSDAFVISDRLQFAGLMIYFGVLFGLLLYNLFLFFSLRERQYALYCAFLLFVGVAMTVHNGFRTYLLLAWPGWPDTLGTNSLFALAGIFGILFVREFLATRSEQPRLDGLLLALAGVFLVIALLPVLQVPVRFGSVAISVAGSLTGPVLLLISFRSWRRGHPGARYLLLAWAFLLVAVFVQALRNFALIPTTVITGNLLQIGSLLEMLLLSFALADRIQTERRGREKAQMEALQAERQLVEGLRASEQRLEGVVQQRTRDLEKALARERAMLDQYVEFAGLISHEFRNPLAVIAGQAQVARMERDRAVGDPLKRFEAIEEAAGRLQLLFEQWLESDRLTKGDSALEPVRLDLAEWLPGLLRPGNLRTGHPLEMGELAGVIEADEALVGNAVHNLVDNAAKYSAEGEPIEIRVLHSGGEVGIRVCDHGVGMSAEEQAQAFDKHYRAPNNLSTRGMGIGLYLVSQVMSVHGGRVALESEPGRGSCFTLWFPAAEG from the coding sequence GTGCGCCGCAATCCGTGTACCCGACTGGTCATCTGGCTGCTGCTGGGCATTGCAGTGTGCCTGCCCGCCAAGGCAGTGGTGGTGACCGACGAGGATGCCGTCAACCTGAACCCTGATGTCGAGTACCTGGAAGACCCGAATGGCGAGCTGACCGTGGAGGCGGTGCGCAGCGGGCGCTACGCCGGGCGCTTTCGATCCCATGATGATTCGGCGGCCCTCAATCTGGGGCTCAGTGACTCCGTCTGGTGGCTGCGACTCGAGCTGGACTCGCGGGCACCGGCGGTAAGCGAATACCTGCTCGAGGTGGGTTACTTCGGTCTGGTGGACGTGCGCTTCTATCCGCCAGACGGCGCCGGACTGCGCACCGGATATAACGAGGCGGTGGACGAGCGTCCCTTACCTCACCGGCATTTCCTGTTCCCGATCACGTTGCGGCCGGATACAGACCAGACCTATTACCTGCGGGTATCATCCAATGGCTCGGTGACCGTACCGCTTACGCTGTGGAAGTCCGATGCGTTCGTCATTTCGGACCGGCTGCAGTTCGCCGGGCTGATGATCTACTTCGGCGTGCTGTTCGGCCTGCTGCTCTACAACCTCTTTCTGTTCTTCTCGCTGCGCGAGCGGCAGTACGCGCTCTATTGCGCCTTCCTGCTGTTCGTTGGCGTTGCCATGACGGTCCATAACGGTTTCCGGACCTATCTGCTGTTGGCCTGGCCGGGCTGGCCCGACACCCTGGGTACCAACAGCCTGTTCGCGCTGGCCGGTATCTTCGGCATCCTTTTCGTGCGGGAGTTTCTTGCCACCCGCAGCGAGCAGCCGCGACTGGATGGGCTGCTGCTGGCGCTCGCCGGCGTTTTCCTGGTGATCGCGCTGCTGCCGGTGCTCCAGGTTCCGGTGCGTTTCGGGTCGGTGGCCATCAGCGTCGCCGGCAGCCTCACTGGTCCGGTCCTGTTGCTGATCAGTTTCCGCAGTTGGCGCCGCGGGCATCCCGGTGCCCGATATCTGTTGCTGGCCTGGGCGTTTCTGCTGGTCGCGGTCTTCGTCCAGGCGCTTCGCAATTTCGCCCTGATCCCCACCACGGTCATCACCGGGAATCTGTTGCAGATTGGATCGCTATTGGAAATGCTGCTGCTCTCCTTCGCGCTGGCCGACCGGATCCAGACCGAACGCCGCGGTCGTGAAAAGGCGCAGATGGAGGCCCTGCAGGCGGAACGCCAGCTGGTGGAAGGACTGCGGGCGTCGGAGCAGCGCCTGGAGGGCGTGGTCCAACAGCGTACCCGCGATCTGGAAAAAGCGCTGGCTCGGGAGCGAGCGATGCTGGATCAGTATGTGGAGTTTGCGGGCCTGATCTCACATGAATTCCGTAATCCGCTGGCGGTGATCGCCGGTCAGGCACAGGTCGCGCGCATGGAGCGTGACCGGGCGGTGGGTGATCCGCTCAAGCGCTTCGAAGCCATCGAAGAGGCGGCCGGACGGCTGCAGCTCCTGTTCGAGCAATGGCTGGAGAGCGACCGCCTCACCAAGGGGGACTCGGCGCTGGAGCCGGTGCGGCTGGACCTGGCGGAGTGGCTGCCGGGGCTGCTGCGCCCGGGCAATCTGCGAACCGGGCATCCGCTGGAAATGGGCGAGCTGGCCGGCGTCATCGAGGCCGACGAGGCCCTGGTGGGGAATGCCGTGCATAACCTGGTGGACAATGCGGCGAAGTACTCGGCCGAGGGTGAGCCCATCGAGATCCGGGTGCTGCATAGCGGGGGCGAGGTGGGCATCCGCGTCTGCGATCACGGCGTTGGTATGTCCGCCGAGGAGCAGGCGCAGGCCTTCGACAAGCACTACCGCGCGCCGAACAATCTCAGCACCCGGGGAATGGGGATCGGCCTCTATCTGGTCAGCCAGGTGATGTCTGTCCATGGTGGCCGGGTGGCGCTGGAGAGCGAGCCCGGCAGGGGCAGCTGTTTTACCCTCTGGTTCCCCGCCGCCGAGGGCTAG
- a CDS encoding OmpA family protein: MLGSSRRNRSSVNIWPGFVDALATILLAFVFVLLLFVVAQLYLSTQLSDRNQALESLRAELSDMADALSMERSQRARLEEQVSDLYAELHATLSQRDEAREALALTREELDAARERIAVGESDLEASLLEIAMLQQEISALRAVRDDLESQVGALVTRLEQTETDLADTRTELGALRDRNRELQAALADAEERTLLAQEEIEAREMRIRDLVAEIEDRQRALEQEAQLSADAEARVEALRRQIRALRDQISALAEALRVEEDTVAEQRTRIDTLVERLNVALAEEVQELSSYRSEFFGRLREVLGDIEEIEIVGDRFRFQSELFFETASAEIGPGGEERLEQVASILQRVADRIPAEIDWVLQVEGHTDRRPISTPEFPSNWQLSTARAQSILDFLIDKGVPPERLAAVGYGEYQPIAEGDSPEALARNRRIELRLGNR; encoded by the coding sequence ATGCTCGGGAGCAGTCGCCGCAACCGATCATCGGTGAATATCTGGCCGGGGTTCGTTGATGCCCTGGCCACCATACTGCTCGCCTTCGTCTTCGTGCTACTCCTGTTCGTGGTGGCGCAGCTCTATCTCAGCACCCAACTCTCGGACCGCAACCAGGCGCTGGAGTCATTGCGCGCCGAACTCTCGGACATGGCCGACGCGCTGTCCATGGAGCGCAGTCAGCGGGCCCGGCTCGAGGAGCAGGTGTCTGATCTCTACGCCGAACTGCATGCGACGCTCTCGCAGCGCGATGAGGCTCGGGAAGCGCTTGCGCTGACGCGTGAGGAGCTCGACGCGGCCCGCGAGCGGATTGCGGTCGGCGAGTCTGATCTCGAGGCGAGCCTGCTGGAGATTGCCATGCTGCAGCAGGAGATCTCGGCACTGCGGGCGGTTCGTGATGATTTGGAGTCACAGGTCGGCGCGCTGGTGACCCGCCTTGAGCAGACCGAAACCGATCTGGCCGATACGCGCACGGAGCTCGGTGCGCTGCGCGACCGCAACCGCGAGCTGCAGGCGGCGCTCGCGGATGCCGAGGAACGCACGCTGCTTGCCCAGGAGGAGATCGAGGCGCGCGAGATGCGTATCCGTGATCTGGTGGCGGAGATTGAGGACCGACAGCGAGCGCTCGAGCAGGAGGCGCAGCTGAGCGCCGATGCTGAGGCACGCGTCGAGGCCCTGCGCCGGCAGATACGCGCCCTGCGCGATCAGATCAGTGCGCTTGCCGAGGCCCTGCGGGTGGAAGAGGACACCGTTGCCGAGCAGCGCACGCGCATCGATACGCTGGTGGAGCGGCTCAACGTGGCCCTTGCCGAGGAGGTACAGGAGCTCTCCAGCTACCGGTCTGAATTCTTCGGCCGGCTCCGCGAGGTGCTCGGCGATATCGAGGAAATCGAGATCGTCGGCGATCGATTCCGCTTCCAGTCGGAGCTCTTCTTCGAGACTGCCTCCGCGGAAATCGGCCCGGGTGGTGAAGAACGACTCGAGCAGGTGGCCAGCATTCTCCAACGGGTGGCGGATCGTATTCCAGCGGAGATCGACTGGGTACTGCAGGTGGAGGGACATACCGATCGGCGCCCGATCAGCACGCCGGAATTCCCCTCCAACTGGCAGCTTTCCACGGCACGCGCCCAGTCCATCCTCGACTTTCTAATCGACAAGGGGGTCCCGCCAGAGCGGTTGGCGGCGGTGGGCTACGGTGAATACCAACCCATCGCCGAAGGCGACAGTCCCGAGGCGCTGGCCCGGAACCGGCGCATCGAGCTGCGCCTTGGCAACCGTTAG